The Eriocheir sinensis breed Jianghai 21 chromosome 4, ASM2467909v1, whole genome shotgun sequence genome has a segment encoding these proteins:
- the LOC127009823 gene encoding uncharacterized protein LOC127009823 — protein sequence MCLQLSEVFVLVTAVSCYLHVQVVAGTPPRLDTTYALTRTQNSSQVFLRVAARSVTGPSLTFALQTDQANCIFEVKGNYSGEVLQAAGTYGSQALGVSVRRAGQRGDGVPAGGAELLTVAWRANAEENLRIVTPRATISLASGRESTEGGWFWKLWVRDSDVDGEAPAGASTPPHPDEGGAQAGSGVLVRVFPAAPGTNGWGVSANASLGGDWRRLLTLSFIAHNERSWQVSLEIPLLSVAFECESVWSEGEQHWQVTVGVNSSASGASLKLVHLELKEQEDEAKHAEDNGEAGDLWGSRNTDGYEFCHRPGIFVEEKWREQSGHEENRPDACSKGRAEAESGSLPSGATHQIRQSIASSVLNYSSNMTTFPSDDGEHTVWIHQRSHLAFCPRLSWTLNQVFRFRPDWSGWEYVVMGWDWGGMVVRGEWGVSLLQWYQKTFAFSFDKGAPLPSTHVVLDFRDRRSYKVWLRWPVLAAALAASVTVDHDRHALLVEEVDEFLGEGAAVELARVEAQHSPAGLTLTASFSAGRIRELHADAILALERNVCGEVSLANTFGEFLRRLLGQPPGRLWDRLLLEIRHLLLGSGSQTNFHHLWEALEEEIGTAGGAWDLWGLAWAGLERAGLVEVRGEGQLKVFVPVAWLGLAQRVLTWAGGAANGRCDGGELVECLLEVVAEGLLGRGGHHHQPATA from the exons ATGTGTTTGCAGTTAA GTGAGGTGTTTGTGCTGGTAACAGCGGTGTCCTGCTACTTGCATGTTCAAGTCGTGGCTGGCACACCTCCCCGCCTGGACACGACCTACGCGTTAACCCGAACGCAGAACTCTAGTCAGGTATTTCTCAG gGTGGCGGCTCGTTCCGTCACGGGCCCATCGCTTACCTTCGCCCTTCAG ACGGACCAGGCGAACTGCATCTTTGAGGTCAAGGGGAACTACAGCGGTGAAGTCCTCCAGGCAGCCGGCACTTACGGGAGCCAGGCGCTGGGGGTGTCGGTGCGGCGGGCGGGGCAGCGAGGGGATGGGGTGCCTGCTGGGGGCGCCGAGCTGCTGACCGTGGCGTGGCGGGCCAACGCGGAGGAG aACTTGAGGATCGTGACGCCCAGggccaccatcagcctggccagTGGGAGGGAAAGCACGGAAGGAGGGTGGTTTTGGAAGCTTTGGGTGCGGGACTCTGATGTTGACGGGGAGGCTCCTGCTGGGGCCTCGACGCCGCCCCATCCTGACGAAG GTGGCGCTCAAGCGGGGTCGGGCGTGCTGGTGCGGGTCTTCCCAGCCGCCCCAGGAACCAACGGCTGGGGCGTCTCTGCGAACGCTTCCCTGGGTGGTGATTGGCGTCGTCTGCTCACCCTCTCCTTCATCGCCCACAACGA GAGATCGTGGCAGGTGAGCCTAGAAATACCACTCCTCTCCGTGGCTTTCGAGTGTGAGTCTGTGTGGAGTGAGGGCGAGCAGCACTGGCAGGTTACTGTGGGGGTGAACTCTTCCGCGTCGGGCGCCTCGCTGAAACTCGTGCACCTGGAGCTGAAGGAACAAGAGGACGAAGCCAAACACGCGGAAGACAATGGTGAGGCCGGTGACTTGTGGGGGTCGCGAAACACTGACGGCTATGAGTTTTGTCATAGGCCCGGCATTTTtgtggaggagaaatggagggaacaGTCGGGCCATGAGGAAAACCGCCCCGATGCCTGTTCCAAGGGCAGGGCAGAGGCCGAGTCGGGGTCGTTGCCGAGCGGAGCGACACATCAGATCAGACAGAGCATCGCCTCCAGTGTCCTCAACTACTCTTCCAACATGACAACGTTTC CCTCTGATGACGGAGAACACACGGTTTGGATCCACCAGCGCTCACACTTGGCGTTTTGTCCTCGTCTCAGCTGGACCTTAAACC AGGTGTTTCGGTTCAGGCCGGACTGGAGTGGGTGGGAGTACGTGGTGATGGGGTGGGACTGGGGCGGCATGGTGGTGCGGGGGGAGTGGGGCGTCTCCCTCCTGCAGTGGTACCAAAAAACCTTCGCCTTCTCTTTCGATAAG gGTGCGCCGCTCCCCTCCACACACGTGGTGCTGGACTTCCGTGACCGGCGGAGCTACAAGGTGTGGCTGAGGTGGCCCGTCCTcgccgccgccctcgccgccTCCGTCACCGTGGACCACGATCGACACGCGCTCCTCG TGGAAGAAGTGGACGAGTTTCTGGGTGAAGGCGCCGCGGTGGAGCTGGCGCGGGTGGAGGCACAACACTCACCGGCGGGTCTGACGCTCACCGCCTCCTTCAGCGCCGGCAGGATACGGGAGCTGCACGCCGACGCCATCCTCGCCCTG GAGCggaatgtgtgtggtgaggtgtccCTGGCTAACACCTTCGGGGAGTTCCTGCGCCGCCTCCTTGGCCAGCCTCCGGGACGCCTCTGGGACCGTTTGCTGCTGGAG ATCCGCCATCTTCTACTGGGGTCTGGCTCCCAAACAAACTTTCATCACCTGTGGGAAGCCCTGGAGGAGGAGATTGGGACAg CAGGGGGGGCGTGGGACCTGTGGGGGCTGGCTTGGGCGGGACTGGAGCGGGCGGGGCTAGTGGAGGTTCGCGGCGAGGGGCAGCTGAAGGTGTTCGTTCCGGTGGCGTGGCTGGGGCTGGCACAG CGCGTGTTGACGTGGGCTGGCGGGGCGGCCAATGGGCGGTGTGATGGAGGCGAGCTGGTGGAGTGTctgttggaggtggtggcggagggccTGCTGGGGCGGggcggccaccaccaccagcctgctACCGCCTAA